From the Lathyrus oleraceus cultivar Zhongwan6 chromosome 4, CAAS_Psat_ZW6_1.0, whole genome shotgun sequence genome, one window contains:
- the LOC127136559 gene encoding uncharacterized protein LOC127136559 has translation MELNGDEPVKKSKSLALKYVAQPSTSSKIWEFEEAAHAATSEEFIDDEEMAFIIKIFLYMAKKNKIFFGISSGFIGSRSRENKDDNNGCFNCKKFGHFISDYLEVQKEKSKKGSYQKDSFKSKLWVRVEVYDKVAASFEERGKITEHEANRGKSRAEMSLKDFKEIEIRSVVRGFDIAITQSYIVTMICVANEGICILNTKDGSKHSNLIKLDLFDKSDDFGNVKNMKIPYKLIFKILISRLIDALKKFYATQDLKETYGNIIFAFVFGNMNIIKKKGVAEKIKKIGVLLTLDDILDAPKNAYKPLRNRKHAASQTQEVQNPPKKKASSSIQKEVKEVASSAISMPTKTRSGAIGNTLKNKIFTFVKPAPSKKTKEIKKLSQHQMKESVVEGEKLVTSTMRDKALENPSKAEVLMEQALQVKATTKASLKDVDGVDGASKTQDL, from the exons ATGGAACTTAATGGAGATGAACCTGTCAAGAAATCAAAGTCTCTTGCTTTGAAATATGTTGCTCAACCTTCCACATCTTCTAAAATTTGGGAATTTGAAGAAGCAGCTCATGCAGCAACTTCTGAAGAATTTATTGATGATGAAGAAATGGCCTTCATAATCAAAATATTCTTATATATGGCTAAGAAGAACAAAATATTCTTTGGCATAAGTAGTGGCTTCATAGGATCAAGATCCAGAGAAAATAAAGATGATAATAATGGATGCTTCAACTGCAAGAAGTTTGGTCACTTCATTAGTGACTATCTAGAGGTGCAAAAGGAAAAGTCAAAGAAAGGAAGCTATCAGAAGGACAGCTTCAAAAGCAA GTTATGGGTTAGGGTTGAGGTCTATGATAAAGTTGCTGCATCTTTTGAAGAAAGAGGGAAGATTACCGAACATGAAGCGAATAGAGGGAAGTCAAGAGCTGAGATGAGTCTGAAAGATTTTAAAGAAATTGAAATCAGATCAGTTGTAAGGGGTTTTGATATTGCCATCACTCAAAGTTATATTGTCACGATGATATGTGTAGCTAATGAAGGAATATGTATCCTGAACACTAAAGATGGCAGTAAACATTCCAATCTTATCAAGTTAGACTTATTTGATAAGTCTGATGACTTTGGAAATGTGAAGAACATGAAGATTCCCTACAAACTTATATTCAAGATTCTCATT AGCAGACTGATTGATGCTCTAAAGAAATTTTATGCCACTCAGGATCTTAAAGAAACATATGGTAACATTATATTTGCTTTTGTTTTTGGAAATATGAATATCATAAAGAAGAAAGGTGTG GctgaaaaaataaaaaaaattggtgTCCTTCTGACTTTGGATGACATTTTAGATGCTCCTAAAAATGCATACAAGCCTTTAAGGAATAGGAAGCATGCTGCTTCTCAAACTCAGGAGGTTCAAAATCCACCAAAGAAAAAGGCTTCTTCATCCATCCAAAAGGAGGTAAAGGAAGTGGCCTCTTCTGCTATCTCGATGCCTACTAAGACCAGAAGTGGGGCCATTGGGAACACTCTCAAGAATAAAATATTTACTTTTGTCAAACCAGCACCTTCAAAGAAG ACAAAGGAAATAAAGAAGTTGTCCCAGCACCAGATGAAAGAATCTGTTGTAGAAGGAGAAAAGCTGGTAACATCTACTATGAGGGATAAAGCTTTGGAAAATCCTTCTAAAGCTGAAGTTTTGATGGAGCAAGCTCTACAAGTAAAGGCCACTACAAAAGCTAGTTTGAAGGATGTAGATGGAGTTGATGGTGCTTCAAAAACTCAAGATCTTTAA